One Papaver somniferum cultivar HN1 chromosome 10, ASM357369v1, whole genome shotgun sequence genomic window carries:
- the LOC113314963 gene encoding cell division cycle 5-like protein, with translation MNFSNPELQNMTVTSGLESLHYFHANLPFTAKLGGANGLILPLKRLLNGREEDERLLHLSKVMPSQWKTIASTIGRTSSQCIDRYEKLLDAACGVDSKSDGPDNYDPRKLRPGEIDPNPETRPARPDPVDWDDDAKEMLSAARARLANTSGEKAKRRAREKILEEASRLACLQKKRENP, from the exons ATGAATTTCTCAAATCCGGAGTTACAAAATATGACAGTAACCAGTGGTCTCGAATCTCTACATTACTTCCACGCAAATCTGCCATTCACTGCAAAGCTAGGTGGTGCCAATGGCTTGATCCTTCCATTAAAAAG ATTGTTGAATGgacgagaagaagatgaaaggcTTCTTCATCTTTCAAAGGTCATGCCATCACAATGGAAAACAATTGCTTCAACTATTGGGAGAACTTCTTCTCAGTGTATTGATCGCTACGAGAAGCTTCTTGATGCTGCATGTGGTGTGGATAGTAAGAGTGATGGACCTGATAATTATGATCCGAGGAAGTTGCGTCCAGGAGAGATTGACCCTAATCCTGAAACGCGGCCTGCTCGTCCTGATCCTGTTGATTGGGATGATGACGCGAAGGAAATGCTGTCAGCAGCGCGTGCCAGGTTAGCCAACACAAGTGGGGAAAAAGCGAAAAGAAGAGCGAGAGAGAAAATCCTTGAAGAAGCCAGTAGACTTGCTTGTTtgcagaaaaagagagaaaatccTTGA